A single window of Achromobacter xylosoxidans DNA harbors:
- the tal gene encoding transaldolase — translation MSSQLDALRNHTTVVADTGDFEAMKALRPTDATTNPSLILKAVQQDAYRPLLEKTARDHRGAPTAELMDRLLVAFGRAILDIVPGRVSTEVDARLSFDTRATIERARALIALYEAAGVPRERVLIKIASTWEGIQAARALQAEGVRCNLTLLFSLPQAVACADAQVQLISPFVGRIYDWHKKAAGAAWVEADHAGARDPGVQSVTRIYHYYKRFGIATEIMGASFRNVGQILALSGCDLLTISPELLTQLSQTEGDAPAQLRADAAGGDIARIASGEVAFRTQLNDDAMASDKLAEGIRAFVADAIKLDALIEAQRA, via the coding sequence ATGTCCAGCCAACTTGACGCCCTGCGCAATCACACCACCGTTGTCGCCGACACCGGCGATTTCGAGGCAATGAAGGCGCTGCGTCCCACCGACGCCACCACAAATCCGTCCCTAATTTTGAAGGCCGTCCAGCAGGACGCCTACCGCCCGCTACTCGAAAAGACCGCCCGCGACCACCGCGGCGCGCCCACCGCCGAGCTGATGGACCGGCTGCTGGTCGCCTTTGGCCGCGCCATCCTGGATATCGTGCCCGGCCGCGTCTCCACCGAAGTGGACGCGCGCCTGTCGTTCGACACCCGCGCCACCATCGAGCGCGCCCGCGCCCTGATCGCGCTGTACGAAGCCGCCGGCGTGCCGCGCGAACGGGTGCTGATCAAGATCGCGTCCACCTGGGAAGGCATCCAGGCGGCCCGCGCGCTGCAAGCCGAGGGCGTGCGCTGCAACCTGACGCTGCTGTTCTCGCTGCCGCAGGCGGTGGCCTGCGCCGACGCCCAGGTGCAATTGATCTCGCCCTTCGTCGGCCGCATCTACGACTGGCACAAGAAGGCCGCCGGCGCCGCCTGGGTCGAAGCCGACCACGCCGGCGCGCGCGACCCCGGCGTGCAGTCGGTGACCCGCATCTATCACTATTACAAGCGTTTCGGCATCGCCACCGAGATCATGGGCGCGAGCTTTCGCAACGTCGGCCAGATCCTGGCGCTGTCGGGCTGCGACCTGCTGACCATCAGCCCCGAGTTGCTGACCCAGTTGTCGCAGACCGAAGGCGACGCGCCGGCGCAGTTGCGCGCCGATGCGGCGGGCGGCGATATCGCCCGCATCGCGTCGGGCGAAGTGGCCTTCCGCACCCAGCTCAACGACGACGCCATGGCCAGCGACAAGCTGGCCGAAGGCATCCGCGCCTTCGTGGCCGATGCCATCAAGCTGGACGCGCTGATCGAAGCGCAGCGCGCCTGA
- a CDS encoding carboxymuconolactone decarboxylase family protein produces MARLPYADLSHPEARPLVDRIVAERGSVLHLYQMLLHSPAVAGGWLNYLTSIRQLSTLPGDIRELVIMRVAAINGAPYEADQHAPIALKEGVSQAQLDALPDWEASTLFSERERAVLAYTDAMTRHVQVPEPVFQAARAAMGSEKLIVELTATVAAYNMVSRFLEALQVHSHDHR; encoded by the coding sequence ATGGCGCGTCTTCCCTACGCCGATCTGTCCCATCCTGAAGCACGACCCCTGGTCGACCGTATCGTCGCCGAGCGCGGCAGCGTGCTGCACCTGTACCAGATGCTGCTGCACAGCCCCGCCGTGGCCGGCGGCTGGCTCAACTACCTGACTTCCATCCGCCAGTTGTCCACCCTGCCCGGCGATATTCGCGAACTCGTGATCATGCGGGTGGCGGCGATCAACGGCGCGCCCTACGAGGCCGACCAGCACGCGCCGATCGCGCTGAAAGAGGGCGTGTCACAAGCCCAGCTGGACGCCTTGCCCGACTGGGAGGCGTCGACTCTGTTCAGCGAGCGCGAGCGCGCGGTGCTGGCCTACACCGATGCCATGACGCGCCACGTGCAGGTGCCCGAGCCGGTGTTCCAGGCGGCCCGCGCCGCCATGGGATCGGAAAAACTGATCGTGGAATTGACCGCCACCGTGGCGGCCTACAACATGGTGTCGCGCTTCCTGGAAGCGCTGCAGGTGCATTCGCACGATCACCGCTGA
- the lpxO gene encoding lipid A hydroxylase LpxO, producing MKWFILALFIVCATVVHYRGRVRHRFSRQALDHSTFTAPLNCFMYAFSSVPNKPYLDLDQFPELKVLLDRCDEIRAEAVNLYGDGHIKASDKYNDAGFNSFFKTGWKRFYLKWYDADHPSAEALCPVTTKLLAGIPTIKAAMFASLPPGSRLPRHRDPYAGSLRFHMGLITPNSPDCYINVDGQEYYWRDGEAVVFDETFIHYAENKTDQNRIILFADVERPMRYRWAQAFNRVVGGFLLRAAAAPNQEGDATGGINRIFGAVYAVRRFGKALKKKSKPLYYLSKWALVAAIFALIFL from the coding sequence ATGAAGTGGTTCATTCTGGCGTTATTCATCGTGTGCGCCACGGTAGTTCACTACCGTGGCCGCGTACGACACCGGTTCTCGCGGCAGGCGTTGGATCATTCCACCTTCACCGCCCCGCTGAACTGCTTCATGTACGCATTCTCCAGCGTGCCCAACAAGCCCTATCTCGACCTGGACCAGTTCCCGGAACTGAAGGTCTTGCTGGACCGCTGCGACGAAATCCGGGCCGAGGCCGTCAACCTTTATGGCGACGGCCACATCAAGGCCTCGGACAAGTACAACGACGCGGGCTTCAACTCGTTCTTCAAGACGGGCTGGAAGCGCTTCTACCTGAAGTGGTACGACGCCGACCATCCGTCGGCCGAGGCGCTTTGCCCGGTGACCACCAAGCTGCTGGCGGGCATCCCGACCATCAAGGCCGCCATGTTCGCCTCGCTGCCGCCGGGCAGCCGGCTGCCGCGGCATCGTGACCCCTACGCCGGTTCGCTGCGCTTCCACATGGGCCTGATCACGCCGAACAGCCCCGACTGCTACATCAACGTCGATGGCCAGGAATACTACTGGCGCGACGGCGAGGCGGTCGTGTTCGACGAGACCTTCATCCATTACGCCGAAAACAAGACCGACCAGAACCGGATCATCCTGTTCGCGGACGTCGAGCGGCCCATGCGCTATCGCTGGGCCCAGGCGTTCAATCGCGTGGTCGGCGGTTTCCTGCTGCGCGCGGCCGCCGCGCCCAACCAGGAAGGCGACGCCACCGGCGGCATCAACCGCATCTTCGGCGCGGTCTACGCCGTGCGCCGCTTCGGCAAGGCGCTCAAGAAAAAGAGCAAGCCGCTGTACTACCTGTCCAAGTGGGCGCTGGTGGCGGCGATCTTCGCGCTCATCTTCCTGTAA
- a CDS encoding SDR family oxidoreductase translates to MDRVFITGASSGLGRALARRYAASGATLGLLGRREDALRELADSLPGQHRCYAVDVRDRQALHAAAQDFIAFCQGRVDVVIASAGISAGTLTGHHEDYEVFKAIVDTNLLATVATFEPFVEPMRATGGGRLVGIASVAGVRGLPGAGAYSASKSAVVTYCESLRLELAGDGIRVVTIAPGYIKTAMTAHNPYKMPFLMDADKFAQRAQAAIGRGTTYTVIPWQMGVVAKLMRLLPNAVYDRLARNAPRKPRKADKAG, encoded by the coding sequence ATGGACAGGGTTTTCATCACCGGCGCCAGCAGCGGCCTGGGCCGCGCCCTGGCACGACGCTACGCCGCCAGCGGCGCCACGCTCGGCCTGCTGGGCCGGCGCGAAGACGCGCTGCGGGAACTGGCCGACAGCCTGCCCGGCCAGCATCGCTGCTACGCCGTGGACGTGCGCGACCGCCAGGCGCTGCATGCCGCTGCGCAGGATTTCATCGCCTTCTGCCAGGGGCGGGTGGACGTGGTTATCGCCAGCGCCGGCATCAGCGCCGGCACCCTGACCGGGCATCACGAGGACTATGAGGTCTTCAAGGCCATCGTCGATACCAATCTGCTGGCGACCGTGGCGACCTTCGAACCCTTCGTCGAGCCGATGCGCGCGACGGGCGGCGGCCGGCTGGTCGGCATCGCCAGCGTCGCCGGCGTGCGCGGGCTACCGGGCGCGGGCGCCTACAGCGCCTCCAAGTCGGCGGTGGTGACCTACTGCGAAAGCCTGCGGCTGGAACTGGCGGGCGACGGCATCCGTGTCGTCACCATCGCGCCGGGCTACATCAAGACCGCGATGACGGCGCACAATCCGTACAAGATGCCGTTCCTGATGGACGCCGACAAGTTCGCGCAGCGCGCCCAGGCGGCGATTGGGCGCGGCACCACGTACACGGTGATTCCCTGGCAGATGGGCGTGGTGGCGAAACTGATGCGCCTGCTGCCCAACGCGGTCTACGACCGGCTGGCGCGCAACGCGCCGCGCAAGCCGCGCAAGGCGGACAAAGCCGGCTGA
- a CDS encoding response regulator, producing MNDARALRVLLVDDNEMGSELLAEFLALSGLETRCAGTGEDALAQAGAFAPQAVLVDILLPDMDGYELARRLRERDSAARIYALSGLARHERHEDAAHLFDGWIEKPADPDALLALLRQAD from the coding sequence TTGAACGATGCGCGCGCGTTACGCGTCCTGCTGGTAGACGACAACGAAATGGGCTCGGAATTGCTGGCCGAATTCCTGGCCCTGTCCGGACTGGAAACGCGCTGCGCCGGCACTGGCGAAGATGCCCTGGCGCAAGCCGGCGCGTTCGCGCCGCAGGCGGTGCTGGTCGATATCCTGCTGCCCGACATGGATGGCTACGAACTGGCCCGCCGCTTACGCGAGCGCGACAGCGCCGCGCGCATCTATGCCCTGAGCGGCCTGGCACGGCACGAACGGCATGAAGACGCGGCCCACCTGTTCGACGGCTGGATCGAAAAGCCCGCCGACCCCGACGCCCTGCTGGCCCTGCTGCGGCAGGCGGACTGA
- the carA gene encoding glutamine-hydrolyzing carbamoyl-phosphate synthase small subunit — protein sequence MLPQLFPEGINRFPPAILALADGTIFRGVSIGAPGHTVAEVVFNTAMTGYQEILTDPSYSGQIVTLTYPHIGNTGVNAEDVEANRVYAAGLVVRDCPARVSNFRSTQSLPEYLSEQGIVAISGIDTRKLTRILREKGAQGACIFVGSDADRAVELARGFAGMAGQDLAKVVSIKDSTTWTQGTWQLGEGYTQPDQSKFHVVAYDFGIKSNILRLLADRGCRLTLVPAQTSAEEVLKLNPDGVFLSNGPGDPEPCDYAIDATRVFLDKKLPVFGICLGHQIMGLAVGGKTLKMKTGHHGANHPVQDLASKRVFITSQNHGFAVDAASLPANARVTHVSLFDGTLQGFELTDRPAFCFQGHPEASPGPHDILELFDKFISLMSGQK from the coding sequence GTGCTGCCGCAACTCTTTCCCGAGGGGATCAACCGCTTCCCTCCTGCAATTCTGGCTCTGGCGGACGGTACCATTTTTCGAGGCGTGTCGATCGGTGCGCCTGGCCATACCGTCGCCGAAGTGGTGTTCAACACCGCGATGACCGGGTACCAGGAAATTCTCACCGATCCCAGCTATAGCGGCCAGATCGTCACGCTGACCTATCCGCACATCGGCAACACCGGCGTCAACGCCGAGGACGTCGAAGCCAATCGCGTCTACGCCGCCGGCCTGGTGGTGCGCGACTGTCCCGCCCGCGTGTCGAACTTCCGTTCCACGCAATCGCTGCCCGAGTACCTGTCCGAACAGGGCATCGTCGCCATTTCCGGCATCGATACCCGCAAGCTGACCCGCATCCTGCGTGAAAAGGGCGCCCAGGGCGCCTGCATCTTCGTCGGTTCGGATGCCGACCGCGCCGTCGAACTGGCCCGCGGCTTTGCCGGCATGGCCGGCCAGGACCTGGCCAAGGTCGTTTCCATAAAGGACAGCACCACCTGGACCCAGGGCACCTGGCAGCTGGGCGAAGGCTACACCCAGCCCGACCAGTCCAAATTCCATGTCGTTGCCTACGACTTCGGCATCAAGTCCAACATCCTGCGCCTGCTGGCCGACCGCGGCTGCCGCCTGACGCTGGTGCCGGCCCAGACCAGCGCCGAGGAAGTGCTCAAGCTCAACCCCGACGGCGTGTTCCTGTCCAACGGCCCCGGCGACCCCGAGCCCTGCGACTACGCCATCGACGCCACCCGCGTGTTCCTGGACAAGAAGCTGCCGGTGTTCGGCATCTGCCTGGGCCACCAGATCATGGGCCTGGCCGTCGGCGGCAAGACGCTCAAGATGAAGACCGGCCACCACGGCGCCAACCACCCGGTGCAGGACCTGGCGTCCAAGCGCGTGTTCATCACCAGCCAGAACCACGGTTTCGCGGTCGACGCGGCCAGCCTGCCGGCCAATGCGCGCGTCACGCACGTCTCGCTGTTCGACGGCACGCTGCAGGGCTTCGAGCTCACCGACCGTCCGGCCTTCTGCTTCCAGGGCCACCCCGAAGCCAGCCCCGGTCCGCACGACATCCTGGAGCTGTTCGACAAGTTCATCAGCCTGATGTCCGGCCAAAAGTAA
- a CDS encoding histidine phosphatase family protein — protein MTEIWFIRHGETDWNRQRRLQGWQDIPLNEFGRNQAGLLASRLREDARSTPIHAIYSSDLQRAHATATPVSEQLDLRVRVEPGIRERGFGVLEGLDLERIDALAPEAAAAWRSRDPLRALDGGETLGQFQSRVISTVDDVASRHDGERILMFTHGGVLDIIWRHASGVPLNAPRDAALLNVSINRVGVRGRQWQVLDWGDVGHVAAEVGDDVVP, from the coding sequence ATGACTGAAATCTGGTTCATCCGCCACGGCGAAACCGACTGGAACCGCCAGCGCCGCCTGCAGGGCTGGCAAGACATCCCCTTGAACGAATTCGGCCGCAACCAGGCCGGTTTGCTGGCCTCGCGCCTGCGTGAAGACGCCCGCAGCACGCCGATCCACGCCATCTACAGCAGCGACCTGCAACGCGCCCATGCCACCGCCACGCCGGTGTCGGAACAGCTGGACCTGCGCGTGCGGGTCGAGCCCGGCATCCGCGAACGCGGCTTCGGCGTGCTCGAAGGGCTGGACCTGGAACGCATCGACGCGCTGGCGCCGGAAGCCGCGGCCGCCTGGCGCAGCCGCGATCCGCTGCGCGCGCTGGACGGCGGCGAAACGCTGGGCCAGTTCCAGTCGCGCGTCATCTCCACGGTGGATGACGTGGCCAGCCGCCATGACGGCGAACGCATCCTGATGTTCACCCACGGCGGCGTGCTGGACATCATCTGGCGCCATGCCAGCGGCGTGCCGTTGAATGCGCCGCGCGACGCGGCATTGCTGAACGTCAGCATCAACCGGGTCGGCGTGCGCGGCCGCCAGTGGCAAGTGCTGGATTGGGGCGACGTGGGCCACGTGGCCGCCGAGGTCGGCGACGACGTCGTGCCGTGA
- the carB gene encoding carbamoyl-phosphate synthase large subunit, producing MPKRTDLKSILIIGAGPIIIGQACEFDYSGAQACKALKAEGYRTILVNSNPATIMTDPETADVTYIEPITWQAVEKIIEREKPDALLPTMGGQTALNCALDLAHHGVLKKHNVELIGANEHAIEKAEDRQKFKQAMTDIGLESAKSGVAHSMDEAWEVQRRIAAEVGTSGFPAVIRPSFTMGGSGGGIAYNAEEFETICRRGLEASPTSELLIEESLLGWKEFEMEVVRDKADNCIIVCSIENLDPMGVHTGDSITVAPAQTLTDKEYQIMRNASIAVLREIGVDTGGSNVQFAVNPKNGRMIVIEMNPRVSRSSALASKATGFPIAKVAARLAVGYTLDELKNEITGGATPASFEPSIDYVVTKVPRFAFEKFPTADARLTTQMKSVGEVMAIGRTFQESFQKALRGLEVGVDGLNQKTTDREKLQVELGEPGPERIWYVGDAFAQGFTLDEVHNITHIDPWFLSQIKEIVDIELALEQKTLSDLDHATLWELKRRGFSDRRLAFLLDTVESEVRKLRHQLNVRPVYKRVDTCAAEFATRTAYMYSTYEEECEAAPTDRKKIVVLGGGPNRIGQGIEFDYCCVHAALALRDDGYETIMVNCNPETVSTDYDTSDRLYFEPLTLEDVLEIVHKENPVGMIVQYGGQTPLKLARALEANGVPIIGTSPESIDIAEDRERFQKLLNKLGLRQPPNRTARTEGEALAHAAEIGYPLVVRPSYVLGGRAMEIVHEQQDLERYMREAVKVSNDSPVLLDRFLNNATEVDVDCLADGETVFIGGVMEHIEQAGVHSGDSACSLPPYSLSADVIAEIKRQTSMMAKALNVSGLMNVQFAIQGGDVYVLEVNPRASRTVPYVSKATGLQLAKIAARAMAGQTLAAQGITREVVPPYFSVKEAVFPFVKFPGVDTILGPEMKSTGEVMGVGTSFGEAFVKSQLAAGVRLPESGTVFISVKNQDKPRAVEVARGLHALGFKLVATRGTAAEIEAAGIPVQLVNKVTEGRPHIVDMVKNGEISLVINTVEERRNAIADSRTIRTQALAARVTFFTTIAGARAAVEGMQYLRQGLGLQVYPLQELHASLLDK from the coding sequence ATGCCCAAGCGTACAGACCTAAAAAGCATTCTCATCATCGGCGCCGGCCCCATCATCATCGGGCAGGCCTGCGAATTCGACTATTCCGGCGCGCAAGCGTGCAAGGCGCTCAAGGCCGAGGGTTACCGCACCATCCTGGTGAACAGCAACCCCGCCACGATCATGACGGACCCGGAAACGGCCGACGTCACCTACATCGAGCCCATCACCTGGCAAGCCGTCGAAAAGATCATCGAGCGTGAAAAGCCCGATGCGCTGCTGCCCACCATGGGCGGCCAGACCGCGCTGAACTGCGCGCTCGACCTGGCCCACCACGGCGTGCTGAAAAAGCACAACGTCGAACTGATCGGCGCCAACGAGCACGCCATCGAGAAGGCCGAAGACCGCCAGAAGTTCAAGCAGGCCATGACCGACATCGGCCTGGAATCGGCCAAGTCGGGCGTCGCCCACAGCATGGACGAAGCCTGGGAAGTGCAGCGCCGCATCGCCGCGGAAGTCGGCACCTCGGGCTTCCCCGCTGTGATCCGCCCCAGCTTCACCATGGGCGGCTCGGGCGGCGGCATCGCCTACAACGCCGAAGAATTCGAAACCATCTGCCGCCGCGGCCTGGAAGCCTCGCCCACCAGCGAGCTGCTGATCGAAGAGTCGCTGCTGGGCTGGAAGGAATTCGAGATGGAAGTGGTCCGCGACAAGGCGGACAACTGCATCATCGTCTGCTCCATCGAGAACCTTGACCCCATGGGCGTGCACACCGGTGACTCCATCACCGTGGCGCCGGCCCAGACGCTGACCGACAAGGAATACCAGATCATGCGTAACGCATCGATCGCGGTGTTGCGCGAGATCGGCGTGGACACGGGCGGCTCGAACGTGCAGTTCGCGGTCAACCCCAAGAACGGCCGCATGATCGTCATCGAGATGAACCCGCGCGTGTCGCGTTCGTCGGCGCTGGCATCCAAGGCTACCGGTTTCCCCATCGCCAAGGTCGCCGCGCGCCTGGCCGTGGGCTACACGCTGGACGAGCTCAAGAACGAAATCACCGGCGGCGCCACGCCCGCCTCGTTCGAACCGTCGATCGACTACGTGGTCACCAAGGTGCCGCGTTTCGCCTTCGAGAAATTCCCCACCGCCGACGCGCGCCTGACCACCCAGATGAAGTCCGTGGGTGAAGTCATGGCCATCGGCCGCACCTTCCAGGAATCGTTCCAGAAGGCGCTGCGCGGCCTGGAAGTCGGCGTCGACGGCCTGAACCAGAAGACCACCGACCGCGAAAAGCTGCAGGTCGAGCTGGGCGAACCCGGTCCGGAACGCATCTGGTACGTGGGCGACGCCTTCGCGCAAGGCTTCACGCTGGACGAAGTGCACAACATCACGCACATCGACCCCTGGTTCCTGTCGCAGATCAAGGAAATCGTCGACATCGAGCTGGCGCTCGAACAGAAGACGCTGTCCGACCTGGACCACGCCACCCTGTGGGAACTGAAGCGCCGCGGTTTCTCCGACCGCCGCCTGGCGTTCCTGCTGGACACGGTCGAATCCGAGGTGCGCAAGCTGCGTCACCAGCTGAACGTGCGCCCGGTCTACAAGCGCGTGGACACCTGCGCCGCCGAATTCGCCACCCGCACGGCCTACATGTACTCGACCTACGAGGAAGAGTGCGAAGCCGCGCCCACCGACCGCAAGAAGATCGTGGTGCTGGGCGGTGGCCCGAACCGCATCGGCCAGGGCATCGAGTTCGACTACTGCTGCGTGCATGCCGCGCTGGCGCTGCGCGACGACGGGTACGAGACCATCATGGTCAACTGCAACCCGGAAACCGTCTCCACCGACTACGACACGTCCGACCGCCTGTACTTCGAGCCGCTGACGCTGGAAGACGTGCTGGAAATCGTCCACAAGGAAAACCCGGTCGGCATGATCGTCCAGTACGGCGGCCAGACTCCGCTGAAGCTGGCGCGCGCGCTGGAAGCCAACGGCGTGCCGATCATCGGCACCAGCCCGGAATCCATCGACATCGCCGAAGACCGCGAGCGCTTCCAGAAGCTGCTGAACAAGCTCGGCCTGCGCCAGCCGCCCAACCGCACCGCCCGCACCGAAGGCGAGGCCCTGGCCCATGCCGCCGAGATCGGCTACCCGCTGGTGGTTCGCCCCAGCTACGTGCTGGGCGGCCGCGCGATGGAAATCGTGCACGAGCAGCAGGATCTCGAACGTTACATGCGCGAGGCCGTGAAGGTCAGCAATGACTCGCCCGTGCTGCTGGACCGCTTCCTGAACAACGCCACCGAAGTCGACGTGGACTGCCTGGCCGACGGCGAAACCGTCTTCATCGGCGGCGTCATGGAACACATCGAGCAGGCCGGCGTGCACTCGGGCGACTCCGCCTGCAGCCTGCCGCCGTACTCGCTGTCGGCCGACGTCATCGCCGAGATCAAGCGCCAGACCTCCATGATGGCCAAGGCCCTGAACGTCAGCGGCCTGATGAACGTGCAGTTCGCCATCCAGGGCGGCGACGTCTACGTGCTGGAAGTGAACCCGCGCGCCTCGCGCACGGTGCCCTACGTGTCCAAGGCCACCGGCCTGCAACTGGCCAAGATCGCCGCGCGCGCCATGGCCGGCCAGACGCTGGCGGCCCAGGGCATCACCCGCGAAGTCGTGCCGCCTTACTTCTCGGTCAAGGAGGCCGTGTTCCCGTTCGTGAAGTTCCCGGGCGTGGACACCATCCTCGGCCCGGAAATGAAGTCGACCGGCGAAGTCATGGGCGTGGGCACCAGCTTCGGCGAAGCCTTCGTCAAGTCGCAGCTGGCCGCCGGCGTGCGCCTGCCGGAATCCGGCACGGTGTTCATCAGCGTCAAGAACCAGGACAAGCCCCGCGCCGTGGAAGTGGCGCGCGGCTTGCACGCCCTGGGCTTCAAGCTGGTGGCAACCCGCGGCACCGCCGCCGAGATCGAAGCGGCCGGCATCCCGGTGCAGTTGGTCAACAAGGTCACCGAAGGCCGTCCGCACATCGTCGACATGGTCAAGAACGGCGAGATCTCGCTGGTCATCAACACTGTCGAGGAACGCCGCAACGCCATCGCCGACTCGCGCACCATCCGCACCCAGGCGCTGGCGGCGCGCGTGACCTTCTTCACGACCATCGCGGGCGCCCGCGCGGCCGTCGAGGGCATGCAGTATCTGCGCCAGGGCCTCGGCCTGCAGGTTTACCCGCTGCAGGAACTTCACGCGTCTTTATTGGACAAATAA
- a CDS encoding ATP-binding protein: MNAPTQSHPPVTLANCDSEPIHVPGAIQPLGALLAFDPEGVLRYASENAPQVLGRPLALGYPCAPDALPPGLAHMLPGWLASTDPVFDPLVITLDGQAYDVIVHRNPDGLTLIELERRGDDSGIAEPARIYRGIERIRSQRDIAGLLERTVQEVQRATGFDRVMAYRFHPDDSGEIVAERRGDPTLEDWVGRRYPAGDIPAQARRLYTVNTLRQIADGQYQPVRVLGENGHGGTPLDMSFSVLRSVSPIHLEYMANMGVRATMSLSLVIGGRLWGMIACHHHAPRLIPYPARLACEALAQVLSAALANIEGSERAEQARRSAALVSRLAERVSDSENVHQALSGGPDTPASLVPNDAALCLWGNSVTVFGGIAPRGELAGILCALDQSGQRLVHTNNIARDYPELQTDLVPYAGLMACKFDPMNNGWLVWLRREQIETVIWGGKPEKQYAVGTLGPRLTPRGSFEAWREVMRDTSAPWLAAELEAVDNLRDELSHIATSRAADVDRARTALLAMLGHDLRDPLQSISMAATLLSRTDAGARMGERIRYSSGRMQRLISQVLDLSRLQGGMGLGIEKRECQLSELLNGLIDEKRQAYPGLRIEPEVQPGLTLMADTDRIAQVVTNLMSNARQHGAPRMPIRVSATQTGDTIELAVANHGAPIPDEVMAHLFSPFKPESLGHSRNRNGLGLGLYIADQVVRDHEGDITVACRDGLVIFTVTLPRGMDAPPTP; this comes from the coding sequence ATGAATGCGCCAACCCAGTCCCATCCGCCAGTCACGCTCGCCAACTGCGACAGCGAACCGATACACGTACCGGGCGCCATCCAGCCGCTGGGCGCGCTGCTCGCGTTCGACCCCGAAGGCGTGCTGCGCTATGCCAGCGAGAACGCCCCCCAGGTGCTGGGCAGGCCGCTGGCGCTGGGCTACCCCTGCGCGCCGGACGCGCTGCCGCCCGGCCTGGCGCATATGCTGCCGGGCTGGCTGGCCAGCACCGACCCGGTCTTCGACCCGCTCGTCATCACGCTGGACGGGCAGGCCTACGACGTCATCGTCCACCGCAACCCGGACGGCCTGACGCTGATCGAACTCGAACGCCGCGGCGACGATTCCGGCATCGCGGAACCCGCGCGCATCTACCGCGGCATCGAACGAATCCGCTCGCAACGCGACATCGCCGGCCTGCTGGAACGCACGGTGCAGGAAGTGCAGCGCGCCACCGGCTTTGACCGCGTGATGGCCTATCGCTTCCATCCCGACGACAGCGGCGAGATCGTTGCCGAACGGCGCGGCGATCCGACGCTGGAAGATTGGGTCGGGCGCCGCTATCCAGCCGGAGACATTCCGGCCCAGGCGCGCCGCCTGTACACCGTGAACACGCTGCGCCAGATCGCCGACGGCCAGTACCAGCCCGTGCGCGTGCTGGGCGAGAACGGCCATGGCGGCACGCCGCTGGACATGAGCTTTTCCGTGCTGCGCAGCGTCTCGCCGATCCACCTCGAATACATGGCCAACATGGGGGTGCGCGCCACGATGAGCCTGTCGCTGGTGATCGGCGGCCGCTTGTGGGGCATGATCGCCTGCCACCATCATGCGCCGCGCCTCATTCCCTACCCGGCCCGCCTGGCCTGCGAAGCGTTGGCCCAGGTGCTGTCGGCGGCGCTGGCCAATATCGAAGGCAGCGAACGCGCCGAGCAGGCGCGCCGCAGCGCCGCGCTGGTCAGCCGGCTGGCCGAGCGCGTCTCGGACTCCGAAAACGTGCACCAGGCCTTGTCCGGCGGACCCGACACGCCCGCCTCGCTGGTTCCCAACGACGCCGCGCTATGCCTGTGGGGCAACAGCGTGACGGTCTTTGGCGGCATCGCGCCGCGCGGCGAACTGGCCGGCATCCTGTGTGCGCTGGACCAGAGCGGCCAGCGCCTGGTCCATACCAACAACATCGCGCGCGACTATCCCGAGCTGCAGACCGACCTGGTGCCCTACGCCGGCCTGATGGCCTGCAAGTTCGATCCCATGAACAACGGCTGGCTGGTCTGGCTGCGGCGCGAGCAGATCGAAACCGTGATCTGGGGCGGCAAGCCGGAAAAGCAGTATGCCGTTGGCACTCTCGGGCCGCGCCTGACCCCGCGCGGGTCGTTCGAGGCCTGGCGCGAAGTCATGCGCGACACCAGCGCCCCCTGGCTGGCCGCCGAACTGGAAGCGGTCGACAACCTGCGCGACGAGCTTTCCCATATCGCCACCAGCCGCGCGGCCGACGTCGACCGCGCCCGCACCGCCCTGCTGGCCATGCTCGGCCACGACCTGCGCGATCCGCTGCAGTCCATCTCGATGGCGGCCACCCTGCTGTCCAGGACCGACGCCGGCGCCCGCATGGGCGAACGCATCCGCTATTCGAGCGGACGGATGCAGCGGCTGATTTCTCAGGTGCTGGACCTGTCGCGGCTGCAAGGCGGCATGGGCCTGGGAATCGAAAAGCGCGAATGCCAGCTATCGGAACTGCTGAACGGCCTGATCGATGAAAAGCGCCAGGCCTACCCTGGCCTGCGTATCGAACCCGAAGTGCAACCCGGCCTGACGCTGATGGCCGACACCGACCGCATCGCCCAGGTCGTCACGAACCTGATGAGCAATGCGCGCCAGCATGGCGCGCCGCGCATGCCGATCCGTGTCAGCGCCACGCAGACCGGCGACACGATCGAACTGGCCGTGGCCAACCACGGCGCGCCGATACCGGACGAGGTCATGGCGCACCTGTTCTCGCCCTTCAAGCCGGAATCGCTGGGCCACTCGCGCAACCGCAACGGCCTGGGGCTGGGCCTGTATATCGCCGACCAGGTGGTGCGCGACCACGAAGGCGACATCACCGTCGCCTGCCGCGACGGCCTGGTCATCTTCACCGTCACCCTGCCGCGCGGCATGGACGCGCCGCCCACCCCTTGA